A region from the Janthinobacterium agaricidamnosum genome encodes:
- the fabI gene encoding enoyl-ACP reductase FabI has protein sequence MAFLQGKKILITGLLSNRSIAYGIAKACHREGATLAFTYVGERFKERITEFAAEFGSELVFDCDVSSDEQIAAVFRDLARHWDQLDGLVHAIGFAPREAIAGDFLDGLSRDSFRIAHDISAYSFPAMAKAALPLLHPGASVLTLTYLGAVRAVPYYNTMGLAKASLEASVRYLAESLGPRGIRANGISAGPIKTLAASGIKDFSKLLGFVAEHAPLRRNVTIEEVGNTAAFLLSDLASGITGEITYVDGGFSQVMAVNPEVE, from the coding sequence ATGGCTTTCTTGCAAGGCAAAAAAATCCTCATCACGGGCTTGCTGTCGAACCGCTCCATCGCCTATGGCATCGCCAAGGCTTGCCACCGCGAAGGCGCCACCCTCGCCTTCACGTATGTGGGCGAGCGCTTCAAGGAGCGCATCACGGAATTTGCGGCGGAATTCGGCAGCGAACTGGTGTTCGACTGCGACGTGTCCAGCGATGAACAGATCGCCGCCGTCTTCCGCGACCTGGCACGCCACTGGGATCAATTGGACGGCCTCGTGCACGCCATCGGCTTCGCGCCGCGCGAGGCGATCGCGGGCGACTTCCTCGACGGCCTGTCGCGCGACAGCTTCCGCATCGCCCACGACATTTCCGCCTACAGCTTTCCCGCCATGGCCAAGGCCGCCCTGCCCCTGCTGCATCCGGGCGCGTCGGTCCTGACCCTGACCTACCTGGGCGCCGTGCGCGCCGTGCCCTACTACAACACCATGGGCCTGGCCAAGGCGTCGCTGGAAGCGTCCGTGCGCTACCTGGCCGAATCGCTGGGCCCGCGCGGCATCCGCGCCAACGGCATCTCCGCCGGCCCCATCAAGACCCTGGCCGCTTCCGGCATCAAGGATTTCAGCAAGCTGCTGGGCTTCGTGGCCGAGCACGCCCCGCTGCGCCGCAACGTCACCATCGAAGAGGTCGGCAACACGGCCGCCTTCCTGCTGTCCGACCTCGCGTCGGGCATCACGGGCGAGATCACCTACGTCGATGGCGGTTTTTCACAAGTGATGGCGGTCAATCCCGAAGTGGAGTAA